A genomic region of Elaeis guineensis isolate ETL-2024a chromosome 9, EG11, whole genome shotgun sequence contains the following coding sequences:
- the LOC105051420 gene encoding uncharacterized protein isoform X1 — protein sequence MSRRAAAIVLSQSPALFASLRTNHCFRPMQSWIFHLNPFRKPCISFFSSGSSCSSPDDDLSGLIDPDFSPPWNGEYRDRDDRRGASVSPKDFAFLQEAIAERDALPGNTLDSGKFSEEAVLIAKAVRTSGGVFSDKTEKFLRQFRGKLDESLVIGVLRLVKVPELGVKFFVWAGRQIGYSHTGPTYDALIEILGFDKKSRVPQHFLKEIGEDDREVLGRLLNVLVRKCCRNGFWNEALEELGRLKDFGYRPSKVTYNALIQVLLSADRLDSAFLVHREMSDSGFSVDRFTMGCFAHSLCKAGRWVEALNIIDQEDFTLDTVLCTQMISGLLEASLFEEAMSFLHRMRSNSCIPNVVTYRTLLSGFLRKKQLGWCKRIINMMITEGCNPNPSLFNSLVHAYCNSGDYTYAYKLLKKMNACGCRPGYVTYNIFIGGICGNEELPSSELMDLAEKAYEEMLGAGFVLNKINVSNFARCLCGMEKFDKAFGVIKEMMKKGFVPDTSTYSKVIGLLCQAYKVEKAFLLFQEMKMNGIVADVYTYTILIDSFCKVGLIQQARCWFNEMKRDGCTPNVVTYTALIHAYLKAKRLSEANELFESMLSMGCHPNVVTYTALIDGFCKAGEIDKACHIYSKMRGNCEDPDIKTSTEGDSAEVAEPNVITYGALVDGLCKAHKIAEARDLLDAMSSAGCEPNHVVYDALIDGLCKAGRLDEAQEMFVRMSERGFSPDVYTYSSLIDRLFKDRRLDLALKVLSKMLENSCTPNVITYTEMIDGLCKAGKTEEARKLLTMMEEKGCNPNVVTYTALIDGFGKAAKVEMCLKLFSEMSKKGCSPNFVTYRVLLNHCCAAGLLDKAHELLEEMKQTYWPRHIADYCNVIQGFSRKFIISLGLLEEMAEYSSVPIAPAYSILIESYCRAGRLETALELHNEFRGMSSCSTIGNQNMYCSLIEALCLASKVEKAFELYSEMTRRGHIPELTVLFCLIKGLLRVNKWNEALQLCYSIYHMGIHWYSQEGFDRS from the exons ATGAGCAGACGAGCGGCGGCGATCGTTCTTTCCCAATCGCCGGCCCTCTTCGCATCCCTCCGAACCAATCACTGCTTCCGGCCGATGCAATCGTGGATTTTCCACCTCAATCCGTTCAGAAAACCTTGCATTTCTTTCTTCAGCAGCGGCAGTAGCTGTTCTTCCCCTGATGACGATTTGAGTGGTTTGATCGACCCCGACTTCTCCCCTCCATGGAATGGAGAGTACCGGGATCGAGACGACCGCCGGGGGGCCTCGGTATCGCCAAAAGACTTCGCCTTTTTACAAGAGGCAATCGCAGAACGTGATGCTCTCCCTGGAAATACTCTCGATTCGGGTAAGTTCTCTGAGGAGGCCGTTTTGATTGCCAAGGCAGTTAGGACTAGTGGAGGTGTCTTCAGTGACAAAACTGAGAAGTTTTTGAGGCAATTCAGAGGGAAGTTGGATGAATCGCTGGTGATCGGGGTGCTAAGACTTGTTAAAGTTCCTGAATTGGGTGTCAAGTTCTTCGTCTGGGCTGGTCGACAGATCGGGTATAGCCACACAGGTCCGACGTATGATGCACTAATAGAAATTTTAGGTTTCGATAAGAAGAGTAGAGTTCCTCAACATTTTCTCAAGGAAATTGGAGAGGATGATAGAGAAGTGCTTGGTAGATTGCTTAATGTATTGGTTCGGAAGTGTTGCCGCAATGGGTTTTGGAATGAGGCACTGGAGGAGCTTGGGAGGCTTAAGGACTTTGGCTACAGACCATCAAAAGTGACTTATAATGCTTTGATTCAGGTTCTTCTGAGTGCTGACCGATTAGATTCAGCTTTTTTAGTTCATAGGGAGATGTCAGATTCTGGCTTTTCTGTGGATCGTTTCACTATGGGTTGCTTTGCGCATTCGTTATGCAAAGCTGGGAGGTGGGTGGAAGCTCTTAATATCATAGACCAGGAAGATTTCACACTTGACACTGTTTTATGCACCCAAATGATAAGTGGGTTGTTGGAAGCTTCTCTTTTTGAAGAAGCGATGTCTTTTCTTCATAGGATGCGATCCAACTCTTGCATCCCAAATGTTGTGACGTATAGGACACTGCTTTCAGGCTTTCTGAGGAAGAAGCAACTTGGGTGGTGTAAGAGAATTATTAATATGATGATCACAGAGGGTTGCAATCCGAATCCATCATTGTTTAATTCACTGGTACATGCATATTGCAACTCAGGGGACTACACTTATGCATATAAGCTGTTAAAAAAGATGAATGCTTGTGGTTGCCGACCGGGTTATGTGACATATAATATCTTTATTGGAGGGATTTGTGGGAATGAGGAACTACCGAGTTCTGAGCTGATGGACTTGGCAGAAAAAGCTTATGAGGAAATGCTGGGTGCTGGATTCGTACTTAACAAGATAAATGTCAGTAACTTTGCGCGGTGCCTTTGCGGCATGGAAAAATTTGACAAGGCTTTTGGGGTTATAAAGGAGATGATGAAGAAGGGTTTTGTACCTGATACTAGCACATATTCAAAGGTGATTGGTCTTCTCTGTCAGGCTTATAAGGTGGAAAAAGCTTTTCTTTTATTTCAGGAAATGAAAATGAATGGTATAGTTGCTGATGTTTATACATATACTATTTTGATTGATAGTTTCTGTAAGGTTGGTCTCATTCAACAGGCTCGGTGTTGGTTTAATGAAATGAAGAGAGATGGTTGCACTCCAAATGTGGTGACTTATACTGCCCTTATACATGCTTACCTGAAAGCTAAGCGACTCTCTGAGGCAAATGAGCTTTTTGAGAGTATGCTTAGCATGGGATGTCATCCAAATGTTGTCACGTACACTGCTTTAATTGATGGCTTTTGCAAGGCCGGCGAGATTGATAAGGCTTGTCACATATATTCTAAAATGAGAGGTAATTGTGAGGATCCAGATATCAAGACATCCACTGAAGGTGATAGTGCTGAAGTCGCAGAGCCAAATGTTATTACATATGGTGCATTGGTAGATGGCTTGTGCAAAGCTCATAAAATAGCCGAGGCTCGTGATTTATTGGATGCAATGTCTTCTGCTGGTTGTGAGCCAAATCATGTTGTCTATGATGCTCTAATTGATGGTTTATGCAAGGCTGGGAGGCTTGATGAAGCACAAGAGATGTTTGTAAGAATGTCTGAGCGTGGTTTTTCTCCTGATGTGTACACATACAGCTCCTTGATCGACAGGTTGTTTAAAGATAGAAGACTTGATCTTGCATTGAAGGTTCTTTCGAAAATGCTAGAGAATTCTTGTACTCCAAATGTCATCACTTATACTGAGATGATTGATGGGCTCTGTAAAGCTGGTAAAACTGAAGAGGCTCGTAAGCTTCTGACAATGATGGAAGAGAAAGGTTGTAATCCAAATGTCGTCACCTATACTGCCTTAATAGATGGATTTGGTAAAGCAGCTAAAGTTGAAATGTGCCTGAAACTTTTTAGTGAAATGAGCAAAAAGGGCTGTTCTCCAAATTTCGTTACATATAGAGTATTGTTAAACCATTGTTGTGCTGCTGGCCTGTTAGACAAGGCCcatgaacttctagaggagatgaaacaGACTTACTGGCCAAGACATATAGCAGATTATTGCAATGTAATTCAAGGATTCAGCAGGAAGTTTATCATTTCACTTGGTCTTTTAGAAGAAATGGCAGAATATAGTTCGGTGCCAATTGCTCCTGCTTATAGCATACTCATTGAGAGTTACTGTAGAGCTGGCAGGCTGGAGACAGCCCTTGAATTGCACAACGAGTTCAGAGGCATGTCATCATGTTCAACCATTGGCAACCAGAATATGTATTGTTCTTTAATTGAGGCTCTTTGTTTAGCATCTAAGGTTGAGAAAGCGTTCGAACTATATAGTGAGATGACAAGGAGAGGCCATATTCCAGAATTAACCGTTCTCTTTTGCCTCATCAAAGGACTCCTCAGAGTGAATAAGTGGAATGAAGCTCTTCAACTTTGTTATAGCATATACCACATG GGTATACACTGGTACAGTCAAGAAGGCTTTGACAGGAGCTAg
- the LOC105051420 gene encoding uncharacterized protein isoform X2, producing MSRRAAAIVLSQSPALFASLRTNHCFRPMQSWIFHLNPFRKPCISFFSSGSSCSSPDDDLSGLIDPDFSPPWNGEYRDRDDRRGASVSPKDFAFLQEAIAERDALPGNTLDSGKFSEEAVLIAKAVRTSGGVFSDKTEKFLRQFRGKLDESLVIGVLRLVKVPELGVKFFVWAGRQIGYSHTGPTYDALIEILGFDKKSRVPQHFLKEIGEDDREVLGRLLNVLVRKCCRNGFWNEALEELGRLKDFGYRPSKVTYNALIQVLLSADRLDSAFLVHREMSDSGFSVDRFTMGCFAHSLCKAGRWVEALNIIDQEDFTLDTVLCTQMISGLLEASLFEEAMSFLHRMRSNSCIPNVVTYRTLLSGFLRKKQLGWCKRIINMMITEGCNPNPSLFNSLVHAYCNSGDYTYAYKLLKKMNACGCRPGYVTYNIFIGGICGNEELPSSELMDLAEKAYEEMLGAGFVLNKINVSNFARCLCGMEKFDKAFGVIKEMMKKGFVPDTSTYSKVIGLLCQAYKVEKAFLLFQEMKMNGIVADVYTYTILIDSFCKVGLIQQARCWFNEMKRDGCTPNVVTYTALIHAYLKAKRLSEANELFESMLSMGCHPNVVTYTALIDGFCKAGEIDKACHIYSKMRGNCEDPDIKTSTEGDSAEVAEPNVITYGALVDGLCKAHKIAEARDLLDAMSSAGCEPNHVVYDALIDGLCKAGRLDEAQEMFVRMSERGFSPDVYTYSSLIDRLFKDRRLDLALKVLSKMLENSCTPNVITYTEMIDGLCKAGKTEEARKLLTMMEEKGCNPNVVTYTALIDGFGKAAKVEMCLKLFSEMSKKGCSPNFVTYRVLLNHCCAAGLLDKAHELLEEMKQTYWPRHIADYCNVIQGFSRKFIISLGLLEEMAEYSSVPIAPAYSILIESYCRAGRLETALELHNEFRGMSSCSTIGNQNMYCSLIEALCLASKVEKAFELYSEMTRRGHIPELTVLFCLIKGLLRVNKWNEALQLCYSIYHMGHT from the exons ATGAGCAGACGAGCGGCGGCGATCGTTCTTTCCCAATCGCCGGCCCTCTTCGCATCCCTCCGAACCAATCACTGCTTCCGGCCGATGCAATCGTGGATTTTCCACCTCAATCCGTTCAGAAAACCTTGCATTTCTTTCTTCAGCAGCGGCAGTAGCTGTTCTTCCCCTGATGACGATTTGAGTGGTTTGATCGACCCCGACTTCTCCCCTCCATGGAATGGAGAGTACCGGGATCGAGACGACCGCCGGGGGGCCTCGGTATCGCCAAAAGACTTCGCCTTTTTACAAGAGGCAATCGCAGAACGTGATGCTCTCCCTGGAAATACTCTCGATTCGGGTAAGTTCTCTGAGGAGGCCGTTTTGATTGCCAAGGCAGTTAGGACTAGTGGAGGTGTCTTCAGTGACAAAACTGAGAAGTTTTTGAGGCAATTCAGAGGGAAGTTGGATGAATCGCTGGTGATCGGGGTGCTAAGACTTGTTAAAGTTCCTGAATTGGGTGTCAAGTTCTTCGTCTGGGCTGGTCGACAGATCGGGTATAGCCACACAGGTCCGACGTATGATGCACTAATAGAAATTTTAGGTTTCGATAAGAAGAGTAGAGTTCCTCAACATTTTCTCAAGGAAATTGGAGAGGATGATAGAGAAGTGCTTGGTAGATTGCTTAATGTATTGGTTCGGAAGTGTTGCCGCAATGGGTTTTGGAATGAGGCACTGGAGGAGCTTGGGAGGCTTAAGGACTTTGGCTACAGACCATCAAAAGTGACTTATAATGCTTTGATTCAGGTTCTTCTGAGTGCTGACCGATTAGATTCAGCTTTTTTAGTTCATAGGGAGATGTCAGATTCTGGCTTTTCTGTGGATCGTTTCACTATGGGTTGCTTTGCGCATTCGTTATGCAAAGCTGGGAGGTGGGTGGAAGCTCTTAATATCATAGACCAGGAAGATTTCACACTTGACACTGTTTTATGCACCCAAATGATAAGTGGGTTGTTGGAAGCTTCTCTTTTTGAAGAAGCGATGTCTTTTCTTCATAGGATGCGATCCAACTCTTGCATCCCAAATGTTGTGACGTATAGGACACTGCTTTCAGGCTTTCTGAGGAAGAAGCAACTTGGGTGGTGTAAGAGAATTATTAATATGATGATCACAGAGGGTTGCAATCCGAATCCATCATTGTTTAATTCACTGGTACATGCATATTGCAACTCAGGGGACTACACTTATGCATATAAGCTGTTAAAAAAGATGAATGCTTGTGGTTGCCGACCGGGTTATGTGACATATAATATCTTTATTGGAGGGATTTGTGGGAATGAGGAACTACCGAGTTCTGAGCTGATGGACTTGGCAGAAAAAGCTTATGAGGAAATGCTGGGTGCTGGATTCGTACTTAACAAGATAAATGTCAGTAACTTTGCGCGGTGCCTTTGCGGCATGGAAAAATTTGACAAGGCTTTTGGGGTTATAAAGGAGATGATGAAGAAGGGTTTTGTACCTGATACTAGCACATATTCAAAGGTGATTGGTCTTCTCTGTCAGGCTTATAAGGTGGAAAAAGCTTTTCTTTTATTTCAGGAAATGAAAATGAATGGTATAGTTGCTGATGTTTATACATATACTATTTTGATTGATAGTTTCTGTAAGGTTGGTCTCATTCAACAGGCTCGGTGTTGGTTTAATGAAATGAAGAGAGATGGTTGCACTCCAAATGTGGTGACTTATACTGCCCTTATACATGCTTACCTGAAAGCTAAGCGACTCTCTGAGGCAAATGAGCTTTTTGAGAGTATGCTTAGCATGGGATGTCATCCAAATGTTGTCACGTACACTGCTTTAATTGATGGCTTTTGCAAGGCCGGCGAGATTGATAAGGCTTGTCACATATATTCTAAAATGAGAGGTAATTGTGAGGATCCAGATATCAAGACATCCACTGAAGGTGATAGTGCTGAAGTCGCAGAGCCAAATGTTATTACATATGGTGCATTGGTAGATGGCTTGTGCAAAGCTCATAAAATAGCCGAGGCTCGTGATTTATTGGATGCAATGTCTTCTGCTGGTTGTGAGCCAAATCATGTTGTCTATGATGCTCTAATTGATGGTTTATGCAAGGCTGGGAGGCTTGATGAAGCACAAGAGATGTTTGTAAGAATGTCTGAGCGTGGTTTTTCTCCTGATGTGTACACATACAGCTCCTTGATCGACAGGTTGTTTAAAGATAGAAGACTTGATCTTGCATTGAAGGTTCTTTCGAAAATGCTAGAGAATTCTTGTACTCCAAATGTCATCACTTATACTGAGATGATTGATGGGCTCTGTAAAGCTGGTAAAACTGAAGAGGCTCGTAAGCTTCTGACAATGATGGAAGAGAAAGGTTGTAATCCAAATGTCGTCACCTATACTGCCTTAATAGATGGATTTGGTAAAGCAGCTAAAGTTGAAATGTGCCTGAAACTTTTTAGTGAAATGAGCAAAAAGGGCTGTTCTCCAAATTTCGTTACATATAGAGTATTGTTAAACCATTGTTGTGCTGCTGGCCTGTTAGACAAGGCCcatgaacttctagaggagatgaaacaGACTTACTGGCCAAGACATATAGCAGATTATTGCAATGTAATTCAAGGATTCAGCAGGAAGTTTATCATTTCACTTGGTCTTTTAGAAGAAATGGCAGAATATAGTTCGGTGCCAATTGCTCCTGCTTATAGCATACTCATTGAGAGTTACTGTAGAGCTGGCAGGCTGGAGACAGCCCTTGAATTGCACAACGAGTTCAGAGGCATGTCATCATGTTCAACCATTGGCAACCAGAATATGTATTGTTCTTTAATTGAGGCTCTTTGTTTAGCATCTAAGGTTGAGAAAGCGTTCGAACTATATAGTGAGATGACAAGGAGAGGCCATATTCCAGAATTAACCGTTCTCTTTTGCCTCATCAAAGGACTCCTCAGAGTGAATAAGTGGAATGAAGCTCTTCAACTTTGTTATAGCATATACCACATGG GACATACCTAA